The following are encoded together in the Salvia hispanica cultivar TCC Black 2014 chromosome 6, UniMelb_Shisp_WGS_1.0, whole genome shotgun sequence genome:
- the LOC125195494 gene encoding putative F-box/LRR-repeat protein 9, which translates to MCSTGMQIEPPIPTAASLSSAPQWTELPQDLTANILQRLHPEEILMSAQLVCTTWWRVSKDPSMWRAIHLDIRRRDFWNICRCESDNLYPCSCYTCCCPVHARDTIPRCRVNTCDIICSCAVNQFDRIFRCAVDRSQGQLIDLTLAGSHLDPLLNYVAHRSSQLRCLKLVEYLYNYGGGGSTPLILQITKLQQLEELQLVMKPWVDPRDFETIGIACPMLKSFTYHNCETRGPDFIEYAAAIGKTMPNLHHLRLCQFMTGNKVLEPILDGCPNLKSLDLRRCSGFDDKSSGKRCWEKDLWLYSDSISFVDWVKKWQDTYDSDAPYPPGCMNAGAFCDVFDWNYFYCAFY; encoded by the exons ATGTGCAGCACAGGAATGCAAATTGAACCTCCAATTCCGACGGCGGCCTCTTTATCCTCAGCCCCGCAATGGACTGAACTTCCTCAAGATTTGACGGCGAATATATTGCAAAGGCTGCACCCCGAAGAGATACTGATGAGCGCGCAGTTAGTGTGCACTACATGGTGGAGAGTCTCCAAGGATCCGTCCATGTGGCGCGCCATTCATTTGGATATTCGACGCCGCGATTTCTGGAACATCTGCCGCTGCGAATCCGATAACCTTTACCCTTGCAGTTGCTATACCTGTTGCTGCCCCGTCCACGCTCGTGACACAATTCCCCGTTGCAGAGTCAACACATGTGACATAATTTGCTCCTGCGCAGTCAACCAATTTGACCGCATTTTCCGTTGCGCAGTGGATCGTAGTCAGGGACAATTGATCGATCTAACGCTTGCCGGTTCTCACCTCGATCCCTTGCTAAACTATGTAGCCCATCG ATCAAGTCAGCTTCGATGCCTTAAGCTTGTAGAGTATCTATATAATtatggaggaggaggaagtaCTCCTTTGATTTTGCAGATAACAAAACTGCAACAATTGGAAGAGTTGCAGCTTGTCATGAAGCCATGGGTCGATCCCCGAGATTTTGAAACCATTGGCATTGCTTGCCCAATGTTGAAATCATTTACCTATCACAACTGTGAAACCAGGGGTCCGGATTTTATAGAGTATGCTGCCGCAATTGGAAAAACCATGCCTAATTTGCACCATCTCCGGCTTTGTCAATTTATGACTGGAAATAAGGTACTGGAACCGATTCTCGATGGCTGCCCCAACCTCAAATCACTTGATCTTCGGCGATGCTCTGGTTTTGACGATAAATCTTCGGGAAAAAGATGTTGGGAAAAAGATCTGTGGCTCTATTCCGACTCTATCAGTTTCGTGGATTGGGTTAAGAAATGGCAGGATACCTATGATTCTGATGCTCCGTATCCTCCTGGTTGTATGAATGCTGGTGCTTTTTGTGATGTTTTTGATTGGAATTACTTTTATTGTGCTttctattaa